The nucleotide sequence CCTCGCCGTCCGCCTGGGCTACCGCTGGAGCCGCGTCCAGTACGTCGCCCTCCTGGCGCTCGCGTACCTCGTCCCGCCCGCGCTGTGGCTCGCCGCCCCCGCCTCGCCGGTGGTCTGCCTGCCGCTCGTGACGCTCCCGCTCGCCGTCTCGGTGGCCCGGACCGTCGGCGGCCACACCTCGGGCGAGAAACTCAACCCGGCGCTGGAGCGAACCGGCAAACTGCTCGCGGCCCACGCCCTCCTGTTCGGCGTCGGCCTCGCTCTCGGCGTATGAACCGCCGCGATTTCGGCCTCGACCTCGCGACGCCCCTCGATACGGCCCGCGGTCGCATCGAGCGACGCGAGGGGACGCTGCTCGGGCTCGGCGCCGACGACGCCCGCGGGGTCGGCGAGGCGACGCCCCTGCCCGGGTGGACGGAGTCGCTCGCCGACTGTCGGGCCGCGCTCGACGCGGTGGCCGACGCCGAGGCGAGGCTCCTCGACGCCGTCGACGACGCCCCGGACCCGCTATCCGGGGCACCCGACGCCGTGACCGACCCGCTCGCCGACGCGCCGGCGGCCCGTCACGCCGTCGAGAGCGCGCTTCTCGACGCCGCGGGCCGCCGCAACGGCCGGTCGCTCGCCGGGCTGTTCGCCGACGACCCGTCGTCGACGGTACCGGTGAACGCGACGGTGGGCGACGCGGAGCCGTCGGCGACGGCCACGGCCGCCACGGCGGCCGTCGACGCCGGGTTCCACTGCCTCAAGGTGAAAGTCGGCGCCGGATCCCTGGAACGCGACGTCGAGCGCCTGCGCGCCGTCCGGGCGGCGGTCGGCGAGCACGTGTCGCTCCGGGCGGACGCGAACGGCGCGTGGGACCGCGAGACGGCCGCCGAGGCGGTCGACACCCTCGGGCCGCTGGATCTCGCCTACCTCGAACAGCCGCTCCCGGCCGCGGACCTGTCGGGGCACGCCGCGCTCCGGGGCCGCGGCCTCGACGTGGCGCTCGACGAGACGCTGACTGCGGTGTCCGTCGAGGCGGTCCTCGACGCCGGCGCGGCCGACGTACTGGTCCTGAAGCCGATGGCCCTCGGCGGCCCCGGCCGGGCGTTCCGGGCGGCGACCGCGGCCCGGCGGGCGGGCGTCGACCCGGTGGTGACGACGACGTTCGACGCCGCGCCGGCACGGACCGCGGCGGTCCACGTCGCCGCCGCGGTCCCCGGGGTCCGGCCCTGCGGGCTGGCGACGGGCGACGCCCTCGAATCGGATCTCGTCCCCGATCCGGCGCCGGTCGAGGCCGGCGCGGTGACCGTCCCCGAGGGCCCGGGCGTCGC is from Haloplanus salinarum and encodes:
- a CDS encoding mandelate racemase/muconate lactonizing enzyme family protein, translating into MNRRDFGLDLATPLDTARGRIERREGTLLGLGADDARGVGEATPLPGWTESLADCRAALDAVADAEARLLDAVDDAPDPLSGAPDAVTDPLADAPAARHAVESALLDAAGRRNGRSLAGLFADDPSSTVPVNATVGDAEPSATATAATAAVDAGFHCLKVKVGAGSLERDVERLRAVRAAVGEHVSLRADANGAWDRETAAEAVDTLGPLDLAYLEQPLPAADLSGHAALRGRGLDVALDETLTAVSVEAVLDAGAADVLVLKPMALGGPGRAFRAATAARRAGVDPVVTTTFDAAPARTAAVHVAAAVPGVRPCGLATGDALESDLVPDPAPVEAGAVTVPEGPGVAGATFEDLV